Proteins encoded in a region of the Gemmatimonadota bacterium genome:
- a CDS encoding caspase family protein codes for MIQGRVPNASSGVLFAALLASVAFPLGLQAQGRTHAIIVVGLGGSVEYRERFHSQAVALKAALTERHGIPAENVVYLGERPEDAPDVIAYKSTRANLFKVLGEVGGRSQPMDRLLLVLIGHGTSDRNEAQFNLPGPDLTPSDLQTGLIPFPTQTLALVHTGSASGGFLTPLSGPNRIIITATRTGRERNATEFPQFFVEAFTQEGADLDHDERISLLEAFLYARQEVERLYEEQNEILTEHAMLDDNGDGEGSYDAGLTGPDGMLAATFQFGGIAGTAAQVPDDPELARLYAERIEIQERIGQLRAVRDVIEEDAYLAEMEDLLVELALKAREIRAIEGGDA; via the coding sequence TTGATCCAGGGTCGCGTGCCCAATGCGAGCTCGGGCGTTCTTTTCGCCGCGCTTCTGGCGAGTGTGGCGTTTCCGCTTGGTCTGCAGGCGCAGGGGAGAACGCACGCGATCATCGTCGTCGGACTGGGTGGCAGCGTCGAATACCGGGAGCGCTTTCACAGCCAGGCCGTCGCGCTGAAGGCCGCGCTCACGGAACGGCACGGCATCCCGGCGGAGAACGTCGTCTATCTGGGCGAGCGACCGGAGGACGCGCCCGACGTCATCGCGTACAAGTCGACACGAGCCAACCTTTTCAAGGTCTTGGGCGAGGTTGGTGGACGCTCACAGCCGATGGATCGCCTGCTCTTGGTCCTCATTGGGCACGGGACGTCGGATCGCAACGAAGCTCAGTTCAACCTTCCAGGCCCCGACCTCACGCCTTCGGACCTGCAGACCGGGCTCATCCCCTTCCCGACGCAAACCCTGGCGCTCGTGCACACGGGCAGCGCGAGCGGGGGCTTCCTGACTCCGCTCTCGGGTCCGAACCGGATCATCATCACCGCGACGCGCACGGGGCGAGAGCGCAACGCTACCGAATTCCCCCAGTTCTTCGTCGAGGCGTTTACCCAGGAAGGTGCGGACCTGGACCACGACGAGCGTATCTCTCTGCTCGAGGCGTTTCTGTACGCCCGCCAGGAGGTCGAGCGGCTGTACGAGGAACAGAACGAGATCCTGACGGAGCACGCGATGCTCGACGACAACGGCGATGGCGAAGGCAGTTACGATGCGGGGCTCACGGGACCCGACGGTATGCTCGCGGCGACGTTCCAATTCGGCGGAATCGCCGGCACAGCGGCTCAGGTGCCCGACGATCCGGAACTCGCTCGCCTGTACGCAGAGCGCATCGAGATCCAGGAGCGCATCGGTCAATTGCGTGCGGTGCGCGACGTCATCGAAGAGGACGCGTACCTCGCGGAGATGGAAGACCTGCTCGTCGAATTGGCGCTCAAGGCGCGTGAGATCCGAGCGATCGAAGGAGGCGACGCTTGA
- a CDS encoding DUF4159 domain-containing protein — MRFSSQASSVLAVVAVSAFFGACEPRAEAVEEPAQVVSPGSELMAQQAPQVQRPTFTGARGPRMDPSEVSGRWPFYWTRAIYSGYRRGWGGYGSWAIDFPKGDRQFLFVLKRLVRLDAYDWENAISLADPKLRRFPVIYMVEPGYMDMTEAEVDGLRGYLDAGGFLIVDDFWGTREWDQFEYNIRRVYPDKAIVDITLDHNIYSAYYDIEQVMQVPALNNAIYGYTAECRYWPCDPQVKGMYDDEGRLMVIINFNTDLGDAWEWAEDPRYPLKYSTYAYEMGANMIVYAMSH, encoded by the coding sequence TGAAGCAGTAGAGGAGCCTGCGCAGGTCGTCTCACCGGGTTCGGAGCTCATGGCCCAGCAGGCGCCGCAGGTCCAGCGCCCGACGTTCACGGGTGCGCGCGGGCCCCGTATGGACCCTTCGGAGGTCTCCGGTCGCTGGCCGTTCTACTGGACGCGGGCCATCTACTCGGGTTACCGCCGCGGCTGGGGTGGCTACGGCAGTTGGGCGATCGACTTTCCGAAGGGTGACCGACAGTTCCTCTTTGTGCTCAAGCGCCTCGTGCGCCTCGACGCGTACGACTGGGAGAACGCGATCAGCCTCGCCGACCCAAAGCTCCGGCGGTTCCCGGTCATCTATATGGTCGAGCCCGGCTACATGGACATGACCGAGGCTGAGGTGGATGGGCTGCGGGGCTATCTCGACGCGGGCGGCTTCCTGATCGTGGACGACTTCTGGGGCACGCGTGAATGGGACCAGTTCGAGTACAACATCCGGCGCGTGTACCCGGACAAGGCGATCGTCGATATCACGCTCGACCACAACATCTACTCCGCGTACTACGACATCGAGCAAGTCATGCAGGTGCCCGCCCTCAACAACGCGATCTACGGCTACACCGCCGAGTGCCGATATTGGCCCTGCGACCCCCAGGTCAAAGGCATGTACGACGATGAAGGCCGGCTCATGGTCATCATCAACTTCAACACCGATCTGGGCGACGCCTGGGAATGGGCCGAGGATCCCCGATACCCCCTCAAGTATTCGACGTACGCCTACGAAATGGGTGCGAACATGATCGTCTACGCGATGAGCCACTAG